A single region of the Salvia miltiorrhiza cultivar Shanhuang (shh) chromosome 8, IMPLAD_Smil_shh, whole genome shotgun sequence genome encodes:
- the LOC131000291 gene encoding double-stranded RNA-binding protein 1-like isoform X1, whose protein sequence is MYKSKLQELCQKQKLGMPKYTCIRDGADHCPQFKASVVVAGAAFHSPSAANSSKQAYNQVAQLAFSHFTSQKNVGKKEVESSKSSVDHNLHQAFKNKLRMYAQRKDLKQPEYKTEKEGDCFKATVSIAEESFTSNELCASAEEAQNSAAATALLALLTDAFHENYKALLHKVGTEEGFIPPVYKTISHGCDSFSSTVEVEGEVFEGAAAQSQKLAELSAAKAAYTALIERKLFEPRDEALEVARRFESCDISYPQQKHESIGESEMKSSYLLCNRVRVFTCMPNVALPEGTLVLPISEDRWAMVALEFPNR, encoded by the exons ATGTACAAGTCGAAGCTGCAAGAGCTGTGCCAGAAACAGAAATTGGGGATGCCCAAATACACATGCATCCGAGATGGTGCTGATCACTGCCCTCAGTTTAAGGCCTCCGTCGTCGTCGCCGGCGCCGCCTTCCACAGCCCCTCCGCCGCCAACTCCTCCAAACAAGCCTATAATCAAGTCGCTCAGCTTGCCTTCTCCCATTTCACTTCTC AAAAAAATGTTGGTAAGAAAGAAGTTGAGAGCTCCAAATCGTCTGTCGATCACA ATTTGCATCAAGCATTCAAGAACAAACTTAGGATGTATGCTCAAAGAAAGGATCTCAAACAACCAGAATACAAGACTGAGAAAGAGGGGGATTGCTTCAAGGCCACAGTTTCCATTGCTGAAGAGTCGTTCACGAGCAACGAACTCTGCGCTTCTGCAGAGGAGGCACAGAATTCTGCTGCAGCCACTGCTCTGCTAGCCTTATTAACTGATGCATTTCATGAG AATTACAAGGCCCTCCTCCACAAAGTGGGGACAGAGGAAGGATTCATCCCTCCCGTATACAAAACGATTAGCCACGGCTGCGACTCATTCTCCAGCACAGTTGAAGTCGAAGGAGAGGTTTTCGAAGGGGCTGCAGCTCAGTCCCAGAAACTAGCAGAGCTGAGTGCTGCTAAGGCTGCGTACACCGCCTTGATTGAGC GTAAGCTGTTCGAGCCCCGTGATGAGGCTCTCGAAGTTGCACGTCGTTTTGAGTCATGCGACATTTCCTATCCTCAGCAAAAACATGAGAGCATTG GTGAAAGTGAGATGAAGAGTAGTTACCTGCTGTGCAACAGAGTTCGAGTGTTTACGTGCATGCCAAACGTGGCCTTGCCGGAGGGCACGCTTGTGCTGCCCATCAGCGAGGATCGCTGGGCCATGGTGGCCTTGGAATTCCCCAACCGATGA
- the LOC131000282 gene encoding 5-methyltetrahydropteroyltriglutamate--homocysteine methyltransferase-like isoform X2 encodes MRHISPALISPNSSIFLSTTPRLKTMVSIKFRIRSMSSHIVGYPRVGPKRELKFALESFWDGKSSAEELQKVAADLRVSIWKHMADAGIKYIPSNMFSFYDQMLDTTTMLGAVPSRYGWRGGEIGFEVYFSMARGNASVPAMEMTKWFDTNYHYIVPELGPDVDFSYGSHKAVQEYKEAKALGVDTIPVLVGPVSYLLLSKRAKGVEKSFSLLSLMDKILPVYKKVVTELKAAGASWIQFDEPTLVMDLDSHQLDAFTHAYKELESSVSGLDVLIETYFADLTAEAYSIVTALKGVTAIGFDLVRGPKTLDLIRNGFPPGKYLFAGVVDGRNIWVNDLEASLSTLQALKGVVVTDKLVVSTSCSLLHTAVDLVNEKKLDGELKSWLAFAAQKLLEVDALAKALSGQKDETFFSANAAALASRRSSPRVTNEAVQKATAALKESDHRRATVVTARLEAQQKKLNLPFLPTTTIGSFPQTVGLRKVRRGYKAGKISEEAYVEAIKGEIAEVVKIQEELGIDVLVHGEPERNDMVEYFGEQLSGFAFTENGWVQSYGSRCVKPPIIYGDVSRPKPMTVFWSTLAQSMTKRPMKGMLTGPVTILNWAFVRNDQPRHETCYQIALAMKDEVEDLEKAGIKVIQIDEAALREGLPLRRSEQAFYLEWAVHSFRITNHAVEDATQIHTHMCYSNFNEIMEAIKDMDADVVTIENSRSEQKLLSIFSEGVKYDAGIGPGVYDIHSPRIPSTREIGERIEAMLAVLDAKTMWINPDCGLKTRKYSEIIPALTNMVAAAKLARMHLV; translated from the exons ATGAGGCACATCTCTCCCGCTCTCATCTCACCCAACTCCTCCAtctttctctccaccacaccacgCCTCAAAACTATGGTTTCCATCAAATTTCGTATCAG GTCAATGTCATCTCATATTGTAGGGTATCCTCGTGTGGGTCCCAAAAGAGAACTTAAGTTTGCACTGGAATCCTTCTGGGATGGAAAGAGCAGTGCCGAGGAATTgcagaaggttgcagctgatcTCCGTGTCTCAATTTGGAAGCACATGGCAGATGCTGGAATCAAGTATATTCCTAGCAACATGTTCTCGTTTTATGACCAAATGTTGGATACCACTACAATGTTGGGTGCAGTTCCCTCAAGATATGGTTGGAGGGGGGGTGAGATAGGATTTGAAGTTTATTTTTCAATGGCTAGGGGTAATGCCTCTGTTCCTGCAATGGAAATGACCAAGTGGTTCGATACTAACTA CCATTATATTGTCCCAGAATTGGGGCCAGATGTCGATTTTTCTTATGGATCTCACAAGGCAGTGCAAGAATATAAGGAGGCTAAAGCT CTCGGTGTTGATACAATTCCTGTCCTTGTTGGTCCTGTTTCTTATTTATTACTATCAAAACGGGCAAAAGGAGTTGAGAAGTCATTTTCTCTTCTTTCCCTGATGGATAAGATTCTTCCTGTTTACAA GAAAGTTGTGACTGAACTAAAGGCAGCTGGTGCTAGCTGGATTCAGTTTGATGAGCCTACCCTTGTCATGGATCTTGATTCTCACCAATTGGATGCATTTACTCATGCTTATAAAGAATTGGAATCTTCGGTTTCTGGCTTGGATGTCCTCATTGAGACATATTTTGCTGACCTCACTGCTGAGGCATATAGTATTGTTACTGCATTGAAGGGTGTTACAGCTATTGGGTTCGATTTGGTGCGTGGACCAAAGACACTTGACCTAATCAGAAATGGATTTCCACCTGGGAAGTATCTTTTTGCTGGAGTTGTTGATGGAAGAAACATTTGGGTTAATGACCTTGAAGCTTCTCTAAGTACCTTGCAGGCTCTGAAGGGTGTGGTGGTGACTG ACAAGCTCGTGGTATCCACATCATGTTCTCTGCTTCACACCGCAGTTGATTTGGTGAATGAAAAAAAGTTGGATGGAGAGCTTAAGTCATGGCTTGCATTTGCTGCACAGAAGTTACTTGAAGTTGATGCATTGGCAAAGGCTCTATCTGGACAGAAGGATGAG ACGTTCTTCTCTGCTAATGCGGCAGCTCTTGCTTCAAGAAGGTCATCCCCGAGAGTGACTAATGAGGCTGTTCAGAAGGCT ACTGCTGCCTTGAAGGAATCCGACCACCGCAGAGCTACAGTTGTCACTGCCAGGTTGGAAGCTCAGCAGAAAAAGCTAAATCTTCCCTTCCTTCCAACAACTACAATTGGATCTTTCCCTCAAACTGTTGGGCTTAGGAAAGTTCGGCGTGGATATAAGGCTGGCAA AATATCTGAGGAAGCATATGTCGAAGCCATTAAGGGGGAAATAGCAGAAGTCGTCAAAATTCAAGAAGAACTCGGCATTGATGTTCTTGTTCACGGGGAACCAGAG AGAAATGATATGGTGGAGTACTTTGGGGAGCAGCTTTCTGGTTTTGCCTTCACTGAAAATGGTTGGGTTCAATCGTATGGATCGAGGTGTGTGAAGCCACCCATCATATATGGTGACGTGAGTCGGCCTAAACCAATGACGGTCTTCTGGTCTACATTGGCTCAAAGCATGACCAAGCGCCCGATGAAGGGAATGCTTACTGGCCCCGTCACGATACTGAACTGGGCTTTTGTTAGAAACGACCAGCCCAG ACACGAGACTTGTTATCAGATTGCTCTAGCCATGAAGGATGAGGTCGAAGATCTCGAGAAAGCTGGAATTAAAGTGATCCAAATCGACGAGGCTGCTCTGAGAGAGGGCTTGCCCCTCCGTAGATCCGAGCAGGCGTTCTACTTGGAGTGGGCTGTGCACTCCTTCAGGATTACTAATCATGCAGTTGAAGATGCTACCCAG ATTCACACGCACATGTGTTACTCAAACTTCAACGAGATCATGGAGGCCATCAAAGACATGGATGCGGATGTTGTGACAATCGAGAACTCGAGGTCAGAGCAGAAGCTTCTCTCGATTTTCAGCGAGGGAGTGAAGTACGATGCAGGCATAGGGCCCGGGGTGTACGACATTCATTCGCCAAGGATCCCCTCGACTCGAGAGATTGGTGAGCGGATCGAGGCGATGCTGGCAGTTCTCGACGCCAAAACCATGTGGATCAATCCAGACTGTGGCCTCAAAACTCGGAAATACAGTGAAATAATACCGGCGCTCACCAATATGGTTGCTGCAGCAAAGCTAGCTCGCATGCACTTGGTATGA
- the LOC131000285 gene encoding uncharacterized protein LOC131000285 isoform X2, whose amino-acid sequence MFGNKLKEGLVYQIMNFMVKRNGTKWKVTDHVHRLELTPKTMISEVFPKCFPNYKFSFKSFEDISSIQTTDSVGMFDVIGVIAGKGFVKNDSESKMVELKLEDQNHNQIYCTLWEDYVDMFLNQADAADTRVQIIIIQLCRPNFYRGEMRACTSYNASQIFLNSDIPEIEDFRKQIIGNQSFSARLELSFEKSVVQTDDFFNGNIVVKTLDDIFTVEDGEHWICAKIDNVDCYAQWCYNACRKCTRKVEKKTGRFYCGNCDKYDGVVNKRYQLILNVVDCTNNASLLVWDKEAVALVGKKAVQISMNDKEAADAKIVPKEIDVALNERVVMFKIQMRSEASFVEDKPYTVTKVCTDQLVINHFWKENDVCGLSATLEDLSDKGYLEQCESLSQISDITMAGDLGKDYGDGKSTPMTVSLAESHVLSKISQITDISAAEELGKDYGDGLSTPMNVSLAEVSMSAFGKDGDGMITPKGETLTQSAASLKIIKEPNCHELVKRKLLTKADICGMSASAENLFDKGYLEDCESLSHNTDVSMATVFGKDCEDGMITPKKVTQTGSDASSKIIKEPKCHESVKRKLLDDFTNEENDRKKKARAVKVKIEKN is encoded by the exons ATGTTTGGAAACAAACTTAAAGAAGGTTTGGTTTATCAAATAATGAATTTCATGGTCAAGAGAAATGGTACGAAGTGGAAGGTGACAGATCATGTGCATCGTCTTGAACtcacgccaaaaaccatgattTCGGAAGTATTTCCAAAGTGTTTTCCAAACTATAAGTTCTCATTCAAATCATTTGAGGATATTTCTTCAATTCAGACTACTGATTCAGTAGGAATGTTTG ATGTTATTGGAGTGATAGCAGGgaaagggtttgtgaagaatgACTCCGAGTCAAAAATGGTTGAATTAAAGTTGGAGGATCAAAA CCACAATCAAATCTACTGCACTCTATGGGAGGACTATGTTGATATGTTCCTCAATCAAGCTGATGCTGCAGACACAAGGGTTCAGATTATTATTATTCAGCTTTGTCGCCCTAACTTTTATCGTG GTGAGATGCGAGCATGCACATCTTACAATGCTTCTCAGATTTTTCTAAATTCTGATATTCCCGAAATAGAAGATTTTAGGAAGCA GATCATTGGGAATCAGTCATTTTCAGCCAGGCTTGAATTATCATTTGAAAAAAGTGTTGTTCAAACTGATGATTTCTTCAATGGAAACATAGTTGTTAAAACGCTCGATGATATTTTCACAGTTGAG GATGGGGAGCATTGGATCTGTGCCAAAATAGACAATGTTGACTGTTATGCACAATGGTGTTATAACGCTTGCAGAAAATGCACAAGAAAAGTGGAAAAGAAAACTGGAAGATTTTATTGTGGTAACTGTGACAAATATGATGGAGTAGTTAATAAGAG GTATCAACTGATTTTGAATGTGGTTGATTGTACCAATAATGCTTCTTTATTGGTGTGGGATAAGGAGGCTGTGGCCTTGGTTGGGAAAAAAGCTGTGCAAATATCAATGAATGACAAAGAGGCAGCTGATGCCAAGATTGTTCCAAAGGAGATTGATGTAGCTTTGAATGAACGAGTTGTTATGTTTAAGATACAGATGAGATCAGAAGCATCTTTTGTGGAGGATAAGCCATACACAGTTACTAAAGTTTGCACTGACCAACTGGTCATTAATCATTTCTGGAAAGAGAACGATGTTTGTGGGCTTTCTGCGACCCTGGAGGATTTGTCTGACAAAGGTTATTTAGAGCAGTGTGAGTCTTTATCTCAAATTTCAGATATAACAATGGCTGGAGACCTTGGAAAG GATTATGGAGATGGGAAAAGCACCCCCATGACTGTTTCACTTGCAGAGTCGCATGTTTTATCAAAGATTTCCCAAATTACAGATATATCAGCTGCTGAAGAGCTTGGGAAG gattatgGAGATGGGTTGAGCACCCCCATGAATGTTTCACTTGCTGAGGTTTCAATGTCAGCTTTCGGGAAG GATGGTGATGGGATGATCACCCCAAAGGGTGAAACATTAACCCAGAGTGCTGCATCATTGAAGATTATTAAGGAACCTAATTGCCATGAATTAGTGAAGAGGAAGCTGCTAACTAAGGCTGATATTTGTGGGATGTCTGCATCTGCAGAGAATTTGTTTGACAAAGGTTACTTGGAAGATTGTGAGTCCTTATCACATAACACTGATGTTTCAATGGCTACAGTTTTTGGGAAG GATTGTGAAGATGGGATGATCACCCCAAAGAAGGTTACACAGACTGGGAGTGATGCATCATCGAAGATTATTAAGGAACCTAAGTGCCATGAATCTGTGAAGAGGAAGCTGTTGGATGATTTcacaaatgaagaaaatgatagGAAGAAGAAGGCGAGAGCTGTGAAAGTGAAGATTGAAAAGAATTGA
- the LOC131000282 gene encoding 5-methyltetrahydropteroyltriglutamate--homocysteine methyltransferase-like isoform X1, producing MRHISPALISPNSSIFLSTTPRLKTMVSIKFRIRSMSSHIVGYPRVGPKRELKFALESFWDGKSSAEELQKVAADLRVSIWKHMADAGIKYIPSNMFSFYDQMLDTTTMLGAVPSRYGWRGGEIGFEVYFSMARGNASVPAMEMTKWFDTNYHYIVPELGPDVDFSYGSHKAVQEYKEAKALGVDTIPVLVGPVSYLLLSKRAKGVEKSFSLLSLMDKILPVYKKVVTELKAAGASWIQFDEPTLVMDLDSHQLDAFTHAYKELESSVSGLDVLIETYFADLTAEAYSIVTALKGVTAIGFDLVRGPKTLDLIRNGFPPGKYLFAGVVDGRNIWVNDLEASLSTLQALKGVVVTDKLVVSTSCSLLHTAVDLVNEKKLDGELKSWLAFAAQKLLEVDALAKALSGQKDETFFSANAAALASRRSSPRVTNEAVQKATAALKESDHRRATVVTARLEAQQKKLNLPFLPTTTIGSFPQTVGLRKVRRGYKAGKISEEAYVEAIKGEIAEVVKIQEELGIDVLVHGEPERNDMVEYFGEQLSGFAFTENGWVQSYGSRCVKPPIIYGDVSRPKPMTVFWSTLAQSMTKRPMKGMLTGPVTILNWAFVRNDQPRHETCYQIALAMKDEVEDLEKAGIKVIQIDEAALREGLPLRRSEQAFYLEWAVHSFRITNHAVEDATQIHTHMCYSNFNEIMEAIKDMDADVVTIENSRSEQKLLSIFSEGVKYDAGIGPGVYDIHSPRIPSTREIGERIEAMLAVLDAKTMWINPDCGLKTRKYSEIIPALTNMVAAAKLARMHLKSLWK from the exons ATGAGGCACATCTCTCCCGCTCTCATCTCACCCAACTCCTCCAtctttctctccaccacaccacgCCTCAAAACTATGGTTTCCATCAAATTTCGTATCAG GTCAATGTCATCTCATATTGTAGGGTATCCTCGTGTGGGTCCCAAAAGAGAACTTAAGTTTGCACTGGAATCCTTCTGGGATGGAAAGAGCAGTGCCGAGGAATTgcagaaggttgcagctgatcTCCGTGTCTCAATTTGGAAGCACATGGCAGATGCTGGAATCAAGTATATTCCTAGCAACATGTTCTCGTTTTATGACCAAATGTTGGATACCACTACAATGTTGGGTGCAGTTCCCTCAAGATATGGTTGGAGGGGGGGTGAGATAGGATTTGAAGTTTATTTTTCAATGGCTAGGGGTAATGCCTCTGTTCCTGCAATGGAAATGACCAAGTGGTTCGATACTAACTA CCATTATATTGTCCCAGAATTGGGGCCAGATGTCGATTTTTCTTATGGATCTCACAAGGCAGTGCAAGAATATAAGGAGGCTAAAGCT CTCGGTGTTGATACAATTCCTGTCCTTGTTGGTCCTGTTTCTTATTTATTACTATCAAAACGGGCAAAAGGAGTTGAGAAGTCATTTTCTCTTCTTTCCCTGATGGATAAGATTCTTCCTGTTTACAA GAAAGTTGTGACTGAACTAAAGGCAGCTGGTGCTAGCTGGATTCAGTTTGATGAGCCTACCCTTGTCATGGATCTTGATTCTCACCAATTGGATGCATTTACTCATGCTTATAAAGAATTGGAATCTTCGGTTTCTGGCTTGGATGTCCTCATTGAGACATATTTTGCTGACCTCACTGCTGAGGCATATAGTATTGTTACTGCATTGAAGGGTGTTACAGCTATTGGGTTCGATTTGGTGCGTGGACCAAAGACACTTGACCTAATCAGAAATGGATTTCCACCTGGGAAGTATCTTTTTGCTGGAGTTGTTGATGGAAGAAACATTTGGGTTAATGACCTTGAAGCTTCTCTAAGTACCTTGCAGGCTCTGAAGGGTGTGGTGGTGACTG ACAAGCTCGTGGTATCCACATCATGTTCTCTGCTTCACACCGCAGTTGATTTGGTGAATGAAAAAAAGTTGGATGGAGAGCTTAAGTCATGGCTTGCATTTGCTGCACAGAAGTTACTTGAAGTTGATGCATTGGCAAAGGCTCTATCTGGACAGAAGGATGAG ACGTTCTTCTCTGCTAATGCGGCAGCTCTTGCTTCAAGAAGGTCATCCCCGAGAGTGACTAATGAGGCTGTTCAGAAGGCT ACTGCTGCCTTGAAGGAATCCGACCACCGCAGAGCTACAGTTGTCACTGCCAGGTTGGAAGCTCAGCAGAAAAAGCTAAATCTTCCCTTCCTTCCAACAACTACAATTGGATCTTTCCCTCAAACTGTTGGGCTTAGGAAAGTTCGGCGTGGATATAAGGCTGGCAA AATATCTGAGGAAGCATATGTCGAAGCCATTAAGGGGGAAATAGCAGAAGTCGTCAAAATTCAAGAAGAACTCGGCATTGATGTTCTTGTTCACGGGGAACCAGAG AGAAATGATATGGTGGAGTACTTTGGGGAGCAGCTTTCTGGTTTTGCCTTCACTGAAAATGGTTGGGTTCAATCGTATGGATCGAGGTGTGTGAAGCCACCCATCATATATGGTGACGTGAGTCGGCCTAAACCAATGACGGTCTTCTGGTCTACATTGGCTCAAAGCATGACCAAGCGCCCGATGAAGGGAATGCTTACTGGCCCCGTCACGATACTGAACTGGGCTTTTGTTAGAAACGACCAGCCCAG ACACGAGACTTGTTATCAGATTGCTCTAGCCATGAAGGATGAGGTCGAAGATCTCGAGAAAGCTGGAATTAAAGTGATCCAAATCGACGAGGCTGCTCTGAGAGAGGGCTTGCCCCTCCGTAGATCCGAGCAGGCGTTCTACTTGGAGTGGGCTGTGCACTCCTTCAGGATTACTAATCATGCAGTTGAAGATGCTACCCAG ATTCACACGCACATGTGTTACTCAAACTTCAACGAGATCATGGAGGCCATCAAAGACATGGATGCGGATGTTGTGACAATCGAGAACTCGAGGTCAGAGCAGAAGCTTCTCTCGATTTTCAGCGAGGGAGTGAAGTACGATGCAGGCATAGGGCCCGGGGTGTACGACATTCATTCGCCAAGGATCCCCTCGACTCGAGAGATTGGTGAGCGGATCGAGGCGATGCTGGCAGTTCTCGACGCCAAAACCATGTGGATCAATCCAGACTGTGGCCTCAAAACTCGGAAATACAGTGAAATAATACCGGCGCTCACCAATATGGTTGCTGCAGCAAAGCTAGCTCGCATGCACTTG AAAAGTCTTTGGAAATGA
- the LOC131000285 gene encoding uncharacterized protein LOC131000285 isoform X1, with translation MFGNKLKEGLVYQIMNFMVKRNGTKWKVTDHVHRLELTPKTMISEVFPKCFPNYKFSFKSFEDISSIQTTDSVGMFDVIGVIAGKGFVKNDSESKMVELKLEDQNHNQIYCTLWEDYVDMFLNQADAADTRVQIIIIQLCRPNFYRGEMRACTSYNASQIFLNSDIPEIEDFRKQIIGNQSFSARLELSFEKSVVQTDDFFNGNIVVKTLDDIFTVEFLCYDFWQDGEHWICAKIDNVDCYAQWCYNACRKCTRKVEKKTGRFYCGNCDKYDGVVNKRYQLILNVVDCTNNASLLVWDKEAVALVGKKAVQISMNDKEAADAKIVPKEIDVALNERVVMFKIQMRSEASFVEDKPYTVTKVCTDQLVINHFWKENDVCGLSATLEDLSDKGYLEQCESLSQISDITMAGDLGKDYGDGKSTPMTVSLAESHVLSKISQITDISAAEELGKDYGDGLSTPMNVSLAEVSMSAFGKDGDGMITPKGETLTQSAASLKIIKEPNCHELVKRKLLTKADICGMSASAENLFDKGYLEDCESLSHNTDVSMATVFGKDCEDGMITPKKVTQTGSDASSKIIKEPKCHESVKRKLLDDFTNEENDRKKKARAVKVKIEKN, from the exons ATGTTTGGAAACAAACTTAAAGAAGGTTTGGTTTATCAAATAATGAATTTCATGGTCAAGAGAAATGGTACGAAGTGGAAGGTGACAGATCATGTGCATCGTCTTGAACtcacgccaaaaaccatgattTCGGAAGTATTTCCAAAGTGTTTTCCAAACTATAAGTTCTCATTCAAATCATTTGAGGATATTTCTTCAATTCAGACTACTGATTCAGTAGGAATGTTTG ATGTTATTGGAGTGATAGCAGGgaaagggtttgtgaagaatgACTCCGAGTCAAAAATGGTTGAATTAAAGTTGGAGGATCAAAA CCACAATCAAATCTACTGCACTCTATGGGAGGACTATGTTGATATGTTCCTCAATCAAGCTGATGCTGCAGACACAAGGGTTCAGATTATTATTATTCAGCTTTGTCGCCCTAACTTTTATCGTG GTGAGATGCGAGCATGCACATCTTACAATGCTTCTCAGATTTTTCTAAATTCTGATATTCCCGAAATAGAAGATTTTAGGAAGCA GATCATTGGGAATCAGTCATTTTCAGCCAGGCTTGAATTATCATTTGAAAAAAGTGTTGTTCAAACTGATGATTTCTTCAATGGAAACATAGTTGTTAAAACGCTCGATGATATTTTCACAGTTGAG TTTCTTTGTTATGATTTTTGGCAGGATGGGGAGCATTGGATCTGTGCCAAAATAGACAATGTTGACTGTTATGCACAATGGTGTTATAACGCTTGCAGAAAATGCACAAGAAAAGTGGAAAAGAAAACTGGAAGATTTTATTGTGGTAACTGTGACAAATATGATGGAGTAGTTAATAAGAG GTATCAACTGATTTTGAATGTGGTTGATTGTACCAATAATGCTTCTTTATTGGTGTGGGATAAGGAGGCTGTGGCCTTGGTTGGGAAAAAAGCTGTGCAAATATCAATGAATGACAAAGAGGCAGCTGATGCCAAGATTGTTCCAAAGGAGATTGATGTAGCTTTGAATGAACGAGTTGTTATGTTTAAGATACAGATGAGATCAGAAGCATCTTTTGTGGAGGATAAGCCATACACAGTTACTAAAGTTTGCACTGACCAACTGGTCATTAATCATTTCTGGAAAGAGAACGATGTTTGTGGGCTTTCTGCGACCCTGGAGGATTTGTCTGACAAAGGTTATTTAGAGCAGTGTGAGTCTTTATCTCAAATTTCAGATATAACAATGGCTGGAGACCTTGGAAAG GATTATGGAGATGGGAAAAGCACCCCCATGACTGTTTCACTTGCAGAGTCGCATGTTTTATCAAAGATTTCCCAAATTACAGATATATCAGCTGCTGAAGAGCTTGGGAAG gattatgGAGATGGGTTGAGCACCCCCATGAATGTTTCACTTGCTGAGGTTTCAATGTCAGCTTTCGGGAAG GATGGTGATGGGATGATCACCCCAAAGGGTGAAACATTAACCCAGAGTGCTGCATCATTGAAGATTATTAAGGAACCTAATTGCCATGAATTAGTGAAGAGGAAGCTGCTAACTAAGGCTGATATTTGTGGGATGTCTGCATCTGCAGAGAATTTGTTTGACAAAGGTTACTTGGAAGATTGTGAGTCCTTATCACATAACACTGATGTTTCAATGGCTACAGTTTTTGGGAAG GATTGTGAAGATGGGATGATCACCCCAAAGAAGGTTACACAGACTGGGAGTGATGCATCATCGAAGATTATTAAGGAACCTAAGTGCCATGAATCTGTGAAGAGGAAGCTGTTGGATGATTTcacaaatgaagaaaatgatagGAAGAAGAAGGCGAGAGCTGTGAAAGTGAAGATTGAAAAGAATTGA
- the LOC131000291 gene encoding double-stranded RNA-binding protein 1-like isoform X2, with translation MYKSKLQELCQKQKLGMPKYTCIRDGADHCPQFKASVVVAGAAFHSPSAANSSKQAYNQVAQLAFSHFTSHLHQAFKNKLRMYAQRKDLKQPEYKTEKEGDCFKATVSIAEESFTSNELCASAEEAQNSAAATALLALLTDAFHENYKALLHKVGTEEGFIPPVYKTISHGCDSFSSTVEVEGEVFEGAAAQSQKLAELSAAKAAYTALIERKLFEPRDEALEVARRFESCDISYPQQKHESIGESEMKSSYLLCNRVRVFTCMPNVALPEGTLVLPISEDRWAMVALEFPNR, from the exons ATGTACAAGTCGAAGCTGCAAGAGCTGTGCCAGAAACAGAAATTGGGGATGCCCAAATACACATGCATCCGAGATGGTGCTGATCACTGCCCTCAGTTTAAGGCCTCCGTCGTCGTCGCCGGCGCCGCCTTCCACAGCCCCTCCGCCGCCAACTCCTCCAAACAAGCCTATAATCAAGTCGCTCAGCTTGCCTTCTCCCATTTCACTTCTC ATTTGCATCAAGCATTCAAGAACAAACTTAGGATGTATGCTCAAAGAAAGGATCTCAAACAACCAGAATACAAGACTGAGAAAGAGGGGGATTGCTTCAAGGCCACAGTTTCCATTGCTGAAGAGTCGTTCACGAGCAACGAACTCTGCGCTTCTGCAGAGGAGGCACAGAATTCTGCTGCAGCCACTGCTCTGCTAGCCTTATTAACTGATGCATTTCATGAG AATTACAAGGCCCTCCTCCACAAAGTGGGGACAGAGGAAGGATTCATCCCTCCCGTATACAAAACGATTAGCCACGGCTGCGACTCATTCTCCAGCACAGTTGAAGTCGAAGGAGAGGTTTTCGAAGGGGCTGCAGCTCAGTCCCAGAAACTAGCAGAGCTGAGTGCTGCTAAGGCTGCGTACACCGCCTTGATTGAGC GTAAGCTGTTCGAGCCCCGTGATGAGGCTCTCGAAGTTGCACGTCGTTTTGAGTCATGCGACATTTCCTATCCTCAGCAAAAACATGAGAGCATTG GTGAAAGTGAGATGAAGAGTAGTTACCTGCTGTGCAACAGAGTTCGAGTGTTTACGTGCATGCCAAACGTGGCCTTGCCGGAGGGCACGCTTGTGCTGCCCATCAGCGAGGATCGCTGGGCCATGGTGGCCTTGGAATTCCCCAACCGATGA